Proteins found in one Cellulomonas palmilytica genomic segment:
- the glmS gene encoding glutamine--fructose-6-phosphate transaminase (isomerizing), translating into MCGIVGYVGSPVASARPLDVVIEGLRRLEYRGYDSAGVALVGTSGALATAKKAGKLANLVEEIDAHPLPDATAAIGHTRWATHGGPTDVNAHPHVAGDLAVIHNGIVENFAVLKAQLVADGVEFASETDTEVVAHLLARAYRETRDLTTAMGRVARALEGTFTLLAVHADVPDTVVGARHDSPLVVGLGEGENFLGSDVAAFIAHSREALELGQDQVVTITPTSVSVTDFDGAPADARRYTVDWDAAAAEKGGFRSFMDKEIHDQPHAVADTLLGRTDVSGRLVLDEVRIDESVLRSVDKIVVVACGTAAYAGHVAKYAIEHWCRIPVEVELAHEFRYRDPVVNERTLVVAVSQSGETMDTLMAVRHAREQGAKVLAIVNTHGSTIPRESDAVLYTHAGPEIAVASTKAFLAQITAAYLLGLYLAQLRGNMYADEVARTLDELRAIPDKIQQVLDRAGRVREIARWMADTQSVLFLGRHVGFPVAMEGALKLKELAYIHAEGFAAGELKHGPIALIEPGQPVFVVVPSPRGRHSLHSKVVSNIQEIRARGARTLVIAEDGDEAVRPFADEVFYVPQTPTLLAPLLAVVPLQVFACELATAKGLDVDQPRNLAKSVTVE; encoded by the coding sequence ATGTGTGGAATCGTCGGCTACGTCGGTAGCCCGGTCGCCAGCGCCCGCCCCCTCGACGTCGTGATCGAGGGCCTGCGGCGGCTCGAGTACCGCGGGTACGACTCCGCGGGCGTCGCGCTCGTCGGCACGTCGGGTGCGCTCGCGACCGCCAAGAAGGCCGGCAAGCTCGCCAACCTCGTCGAGGAGATCGACGCGCACCCGCTGCCCGACGCGACCGCCGCGATCGGCCACACGCGCTGGGCCACGCACGGCGGTCCGACGGACGTCAACGCGCACCCGCACGTCGCGGGCGACCTCGCGGTGATCCACAACGGCATCGTCGAGAACTTCGCCGTGCTCAAGGCGCAGCTCGTCGCGGACGGCGTCGAGTTCGCCTCGGAGACCGACACCGAGGTCGTCGCGCACCTGCTCGCGCGCGCCTACCGCGAGACCCGCGACCTGACGACCGCGATGGGTCGCGTCGCGCGCGCGCTCGAGGGCACGTTCACGCTGCTGGCCGTGCACGCCGACGTGCCGGACACGGTCGTCGGCGCGCGGCACGACTCGCCGCTCGTCGTCGGGCTGGGCGAGGGGGAGAACTTCCTCGGCTCGGACGTCGCGGCGTTCATCGCGCACTCGCGCGAGGCGCTCGAGCTGGGCCAGGACCAGGTCGTGACGATCACGCCGACCTCGGTGAGCGTCACCGACTTCGACGGCGCTCCCGCCGACGCGCGCCGCTACACGGTCGACTGGGACGCGGCCGCCGCGGAGAAGGGCGGCTTCCGCTCCTTCATGGACAAGGAGATCCACGACCAGCCGCACGCGGTCGCGGACACGCTGCTCGGCCGCACGGACGTCAGCGGCCGCCTGGTGCTCGACGAGGTGCGCATCGACGAGTCGGTGCTGCGCTCGGTCGACAAGATCGTCGTCGTCGCGTGCGGCACCGCCGCGTACGCGGGGCACGTCGCGAAGTACGCGATCGAGCACTGGTGCCGCATCCCCGTCGAGGTCGAGCTCGCGCACGAGTTCCGCTACCGCGACCCGGTCGTGAACGAGCGCACGCTGGTGGTCGCCGTGTCGCAGTCCGGCGAGACCATGGACACGCTCATGGCCGTGCGGCACGCGCGCGAGCAGGGTGCGAAGGTCCTCGCGATCGTCAACACGCACGGCTCGACCATCCCGCGCGAGTCCGACGCGGTGCTCTACACGCACGCGGGTCCGGAGATCGCGGTCGCCTCCACCAAGGCGTTCCTCGCGCAGATCACCGCCGCCTACCTGCTCGGCCTGTACCTCGCGCAGCTGCGCGGCAACATGTACGCCGACGAGGTCGCGCGCACGCTCGACGAGCTGCGTGCCATCCCGGACAAGATCCAGCAGGTCCTCGACCGCGCGGGTCGCGTGCGTGAGATCGCGCGCTGGATGGCGGACACGCAGTCGGTGCTGTTCCTCGGCCGGCACGTCGGGTTCCCCGTCGCGATGGAGGGCGCGCTCAAGCTCAAGGAGCTCGCGTACATCCACGCGGAGGGCTTCGCCGCGGGCGAGCTCAAGCACGGGCCGATCGCGCTCATCGAGCCCGGCCAGCCCGTGTTCGTCGTCGTCCCGTCCCCGCGCGGCCGGCACTCGCTGCACTCCAAGGTCGTCTCGAACATCCAGGAGATCCGCGCGCGCGGCGCCCGCACGCTCGTGATCGCCGAGGACGGCGACGAGGCGGTGCGCCCGTTCGCGGACGAGGTGTTCTACGTGCCGCAGACGCCCACGCTGCTCGCGCCGCTGCTCGCGGTCGTGCCGCTGCAGGTGTTCGCGTGCGAGCTCGCGACCGCCAAGGGCCTCGACGTCGACCAGCCGCGCAACCTCGCCAAGTCCGTCACGGTCGAGTGA
- a CDS encoding DedA family protein, with protein sequence MGLEQWALDLAASPWIYLVMYLFATIDGFFPPIPSESVVIALAALAVGPGGEPNLWLVVPVAALGAFTGDQIAFSIGRKVPVHRLRIFRSGRGQSALAWAERALERRGASFIIAARYIPVGRVAVNMTAGAVGFPRRRFTFLAGIAAVTWAVYSTVIGVSAGAALRDHSPLWGVVVGVVGGVVIGIVVDWALRRWLARKDPEGAAILEADEASGRDGSDEPAAIAPADEVRTPQHHGRPTP encoded by the coding sequence ATGGGCTTGGAGCAGTGGGCGCTCGATCTCGCGGCCTCGCCGTGGATCTACCTGGTCATGTACCTGTTCGCGACGATCGACGGCTTCTTCCCGCCGATCCCCAGCGAGTCGGTCGTGATCGCGCTCGCCGCGCTCGCCGTCGGCCCGGGCGGTGAGCCGAACCTGTGGCTCGTCGTGCCCGTCGCCGCGCTCGGCGCGTTCACGGGTGACCAGATCGCGTTCAGCATCGGGCGCAAGGTGCCCGTGCACCGGTTGCGGATCTTCCGTTCGGGCCGGGGGCAGTCCGCGCTGGCGTGGGCCGAGCGGGCGCTCGAGCGACGCGGCGCGTCGTTCATCATCGCGGCGCGCTACATCCCGGTCGGTCGTGTCGCGGTGAACATGACCGCGGGTGCGGTCGGCTTCCCGCGCCGGCGGTTCACGTTCCTGGCGGGGATCGCCGCGGTCACCTGGGCGGTGTACTCGACCGTGATCGGCGTGAGCGCGGGCGCCGCGCTGCGCGACCACTCGCCGCTGTGGGGCGTCGTCGTCGGGGTCGTCGGGGGTGTCGTCATCGGCATCGTCGTCGACTGGGCGCTGCGCAGGTGGCTCGCGCGCAAGGACCCCGAGGGTGCCGCGATCCTCGAGGCCGACGAGGCGTCGGGTCGCGACGGCTCGGACGAGCCCGCCGCGATCGCACCGGCCGACGAGGTGCGCACGCCGCAGCACCACGGCCGGCCCACCCCGTAG
- the coaA gene encoding type I pantothenate kinase translates to MLPSSSTPSLAPATPYVDLDREAWRRLSASTPLPLTDADVERLAGIGDPIDLAEVDAIYRPISRLLDLYIEATRGLHAASSTFLREDITPTPFVIGVAGSVAVGKSTTARLLRELLARWPATPRVQLITTDGFLYPNAELERRGLMQRKGFPESYDRRALLRFVSKVKAGKPEVTAPVYSHLTYDIVPDEHIVVRRPDVLIVEGLNVLQPARPSAEGSSSLAVSDFFDFSIYVDAKPRDVRQWYVDRFLSLRQTAFADPASYFHRYASLSDDEAVERAESIWDSINSPNLEQNILPTRSRATLVLTKGSDHSVQRVRLRKL, encoded by the coding sequence GTGCTCCCGTCGTCGTCGACGCCGTCCCTGGCTCCCGCCACCCCGTACGTCGACCTCGACCGCGAGGCGTGGCGGCGGCTGTCGGCGTCCACCCCCCTGCCGCTCACCGACGCGGACGTCGAGCGCCTCGCGGGCATCGGCGACCCGATCGACCTCGCCGAGGTGGACGCGATCTACCGCCCGATCTCGCGGCTGCTCGACCTGTACATCGAGGCCACGCGCGGCCTGCACGCCGCGTCGTCGACGTTCCTGCGCGAGGACATCACGCCCACGCCGTTCGTCATCGGCGTCGCGGGCTCGGTCGCGGTCGGCAAGTCCACGACGGCCCGCCTGCTGCGCGAGCTCCTGGCCCGGTGGCCCGCGACCCCGCGCGTGCAGCTCATCACCACCGACGGGTTCCTGTACCCCAACGCGGAGCTCGAACGTCGCGGCCTCATGCAGCGCAAGGGCTTCCCCGAGTCGTACGACCGGCGCGCGCTGCTGCGGTTCGTCTCCAAGGTCAAGGCGGGCAAGCCCGAGGTCACCGCGCCGGTGTACTCGCACCTGACGTACGACATCGTCCCCGACGAGCACATCGTCGTGCGGCGCCCCGACGTGCTCATCGTCGAGGGCCTCAACGTCCTGCAGCCCGCGCGGCCGTCCGCGGAGGGCAGCTCGAGCCTCGCGGTGAGCGACTTCTTCGACTTCTCGATCTACGTGGACGCCAAGCCGCGCGACGTGCGCCAGTGGTACGTCGACCGGTTCCTCAGCCTGCGGCAGACCGCGTTCGCCGACCCGGCGTCGTACTTCCACCGGTACGCGTCGCTGTCCGACGACGAGGCCGTCGAGCGCGCCGAGTCGATCTGGGACTCGATCAACTCCCCGAACCTCGAGCAGAACATCCTGCCGACGCGCAGCCGCGCGACTCTGGTGCTCACCAAGGGCTCGGACCACAGCGTCCAGCGCGTGCGCCTGCGCAAGCTCTGA
- the def gene encoding peptide deformylase yields the protein MTSLDARLRDLVLRVVEAAGEDVAPIVRAGHPVLRATAHPYDGQLADDELAALVALMHRTMRHAPGVGLAAPQIGLPLAIAVVEDPGVTDERVAEVRERVRVQPRVLVNPSYAAVDDERAAFYEGCLSVPGYQAVVARHRRVRLTGSDETGAALDEVLTGWPARIVQHETDHLRGTLYLDRAELRSLAASDELGLRWAGEPRPEAASAALGFPLPA from the coding sequence GTGACGTCGCTGGACGCCCGGCTGCGCGACCTGGTCCTGCGGGTCGTCGAGGCGGCCGGTGAGGACGTCGCGCCCATCGTGCGGGCGGGGCACCCCGTGCTGCGGGCCACGGCGCACCCGTACGACGGTCAGCTCGCGGACGACGAGCTCGCGGCCCTCGTCGCGCTCATGCACCGCACCATGCGGCACGCACCCGGGGTCGGGCTCGCGGCACCGCAGATCGGTCTCCCGCTCGCGATCGCCGTGGTCGAGGACCCGGGAGTGACCGACGAGCGCGTCGCGGAGGTGCGCGAGCGGGTCCGCGTGCAGCCCCGCGTGCTGGTCAACCCGTCGTACGCGGCGGTCGACGACGAGCGCGCGGCGTTCTACGAGGGCTGCCTGTCGGTCCCCGGCTACCAGGCGGTCGTCGCGCGGCACCGCCGCGTGCGGCTCACGGGCTCCGACGAGACGGGTGCCGCGCTCGACGAGGTGCTGACCGGCTGGCCGGCGCGCATCGTGCAGCACGAGACCGACCACCTGCGCGGCACGCTGTACCTGGACCGGGCGGAGCTGCGCTCGCTCGCGGCGTCCGACGAGCTCGGGCTGCGGTGGGCGGGCGAGCCGCGCCCCGAGGCGGCCTCGGCGGCGCTCGGCTTCCCGCTGCCCGCCTGA